A single genomic interval of Lathyrus oleraceus cultivar Zhongwan6 chromosome 7, CAAS_Psat_ZW6_1.0, whole genome shotgun sequence harbors:
- the LOC127100624 gene encoding uncharacterized protein LOC127100624: MVNDHLEFVFVPLGLLVFFLYHAWLLFTIIREPHRTVIGLNAESRLQWTQAMMSDPGKNGVLAIQTLRNNIMSSTLLATTAITLSSLIGIFTSNGWNSDDTSSIFHSTAAVKRISITVCFLVAFLCNIQSIRCYCHVSFLINAPTLRDKKAYMEYIGKTLNRGSHSWSLGLRAFYLSFTFFLWIYGPIPMFACCCLTSFCLYFLDTTARITRDLHSNSFTKEDSDVESALEPDYHPLAGDDVAQNAAVDNV; the protein is encoded by the exons ATGGTGAACGATCATCTAGAGTTTGTGTTTGTTCCATTGGGATTATTGGTGTTCTTTTTGTACCATGCTTGGCTTCTCTTCACCATTATCCGTGAACCTCATCGAACTGTCATTGGCTTAAACGCAGAATCTCGACTTCAATGGACTCAGGCCATGATGAGT GATCCCGGCAAGAATGGTGTTTTGGCGATTCAAACTCTCCGCAACAATATCATGTCATCGACTCTTCTTGCTACAACAGCGATCACGTTAAGTTCACTGATCGGTATTTTTACTAGCAATGGGTGGAATTCTGATGACACGTCTTCTATATTTCACAGCACTGCTGCAGTTAAACGTATTTCGATTACTGTTTGTTTCCTTGTTGCATTTTTATGCAATATTCAGTCTATTAGATGCTACTGTCATGTTAGTTTTTTAATCAACGCGCCTACACTTAGAGATAAAAAAGCTTATATGGAATATATTGGTAAGACGTTGAACCGGGGGAGTCATTCGTGGTCACTCGGATTGCGAGCGTTTTACTTGTCGTTTACTTTCTTCCTCTGGATTTATGGACCTATACCAATGTTTGCTTGTTGCTGCTTGACATCATTCTGTTTGTACTTTTTGGATACAACGGCTAGAATCACAAGGGATCTTCACAGTAATTCGTTCACCAAGGAGGATAGCGATGTAGAATCTGCATTGGAGCCTGATTATCATCCTTTAGCCGGTGATGATGTAGCTCAAAATGCAGCTGTAGATAATGTGTAA
- the LOC127100626 gene encoding uncharacterized protein LOC127100626 has translation MVNEHLEYVFVPLGLLVFFFYHMWLLFTILREPHRTVIGLNAESRHQWVYAMMGDPFKNGVLAVQTIRNNIMASTLLATTAITLSSLIGIFASSSWSSDDNSSILQSTSSIKRISITICFLVAFLCNVQSIRCYCHVSFLITAPTLRDKNAYMEYIAKTLNRASHSWSLGLRAFYLSFPLFLWIYGPIPMFACCCLTSFCLYFLDTTARITRDLHSNSFTKESNDVESALEPDYHPLAGNDLARNAAVDNV, from the exons ATGGTGAACGAGCATCTTGAGTATGTGTTTGTTCCATTGGGACTGTTGGTGTTCTTTTTCTACCACATGTGGCTTCTCTTCACCATTCTTCGTGAACCTCATCGAACTGTCATTGGCTTAAACGCTGAGTCTCGTCATCAATGGGTTTATGCCATGATGGGT GATCCCTTCAAGAACGGTGTTTTAGCGGTCCAAACAATCCGCAACAATATCATGGCATCGACTCTTCTTGCTACAACAGCGATCACATTAAGCTCACTGATCGGTATTTTTGCTAGCAGTTCGTGGAGTTCTGACGACAATTCTTCCATACTTCAGAGTACTTCTTCAATCAAACGAATATCGATTACTATCTGCTTTCTTGTTGCATTTTTATGCAATGTTCAGTCTATTAGATGCTACTGTCATGTCAGCTTTTTAATCACCGCGCCTACACTCCGAGATAAAAACGCGTATATGGAATATATTGCTAAGACGTTGAATCGCGCAAGTCACTCTTGGTCACTCGGATTGCGAGCATTTTACTTGTCGTTTCCTCTCTTCCTATGGATTTATGGACCTATACCGATGTTTGCTTGTTGCTGCTTGACATCATTCTGTTTGTACTTTTTGGATACAACAGCTAGAATCACAAGAGATCTTCACAGTAATTCGTTCACGAAGGAGAGTAATGATGTAGAATCTGCATTGGAGCCTGATTATCATCCTTTAGCCGGTAACGATTTAGCTCGAAATGCAGCTGTAGATAATGTGTAG